In one Candidatus Peribacter riflensis genomic region, the following are encoded:
- a CDS encoding phosphoribosylformylglycinamidine cyclo-ligase, which translates to MTTYRDAGVDIREGDRASACAYAHAVSTFASRKNMIGAPVEEKDGYGGFLDMGDHYLVISDDSTGSKIDLAFDVGTLDTLGFDLAAMVADDAVCTGAESLAISNTIDVPKIDATMIDQLMGGLAKACAAQKIVVPAGEIAEVPGAVTRGVWSATVVGIVAKDRVLKPETIKPGDAIIALKDAVARSNGFSLLRKILADAHGKEWFRKEWKNGTTWGEILLTPSIIYSAAILELIGRFGEPMKVPVKGLAHITGGGIPSKLKRVLKKSGYGAALTDLWAPHEALLDVIKTGSVTTEEAYRTWHMGSGMLAIVEEQYAAKAIDLLTKNGLQAKRAGTVTKEPTIELTAFDGKTLSFKI; encoded by the coding sequence ATGACCACCTACCGCGACGCCGGCGTGGACATCCGCGAGGGGGACCGCGCCTCTGCCTGCGCCTACGCACACGCCGTTTCGACCTTCGCATCGCGCAAAAACATGATCGGGGCTCCCGTGGAGGAGAAAGATGGCTACGGGGGGTTTCTGGATATGGGAGATCACTACCTCGTCATCAGTGACGACTCTACCGGTTCCAAGATCGACCTCGCCTTCGACGTGGGAACATTGGACACGCTGGGTTTTGACCTCGCCGCAATGGTGGCCGATGACGCCGTGTGCACGGGCGCGGAATCCCTCGCCATCTCCAACACCATCGACGTGCCGAAGATCGACGCAACGATGATCGACCAGCTGATGGGCGGTCTGGCCAAAGCGTGTGCCGCGCAGAAGATCGTCGTGCCCGCCGGCGAAATCGCCGAAGTGCCCGGAGCCGTGACGCGGGGCGTGTGGAGCGCCACCGTCGTGGGGATCGTCGCCAAGGACCGCGTCTTGAAGCCCGAAACGATCAAGCCGGGCGACGCGATCATCGCCCTCAAAGATGCTGTCGCGCGATCGAACGGCTTCTCGCTCCTCCGAAAAATCCTCGCCGATGCCCACGGTAAAGAATGGTTCAGGAAGGAGTGGAAGAACGGCACCACATGGGGAGAGATCCTGCTGACTCCAAGCATCATCTACTCCGCCGCGATCCTGGAATTGATCGGGCGTTTCGGTGAACCGATGAAGGTACCGGTGAAGGGGCTGGCGCACATCACGGGCGGCGGCATTCCCAGTAAGCTGAAGCGGGTACTGAAAAAATCCGGGTACGGAGCGGCGCTCACCGATCTCTGGGCTCCGCACGAAGCGCTGCTGGATGTCATCAAGACCGGCTCTGTTACCACAGAGGAGGCGTACCGCACGTGGCACATGGGCAGCGGCATGCTGGCGATCGTGGAGGAACAGTACGCGGCAAAGGCGATCGATCTGCTTACGAAGAACGGTCTGCAGGCGAAGCGTGCGGGAACGGTGACGAAGGAGCCCACGATTGAACTCACCGCATTCGACGGGAAGACGCTCTCATTTAAAATATAA
- a CDS encoding cell division protein, giving the protein MPKPYTPNDAWSRKAAKEGYRARSVYKLMELDERFHLLKAGQTVLDLAAAPGSWLQYVSKRIGSKGLAIGLDVKPIAPIADNVRTHEQDITHLEELDALLEAQHLPAIDLVLSDIAPSTSGIRDVDQWRSIELNQAVLATAERWLKSGGYCVVKVFRGADFDAFLREVKAQWRDVKIASPRASRDRSKEVYLVMKKP; this is encoded by the coding sequence ATGCCCAAGCCCTACACACCCAATGACGCCTGGAGCCGGAAAGCAGCCAAAGAAGGCTACCGCGCCCGCTCGGTCTACAAGCTCATGGAATTGGACGAACGGTTTCACCTGCTCAAAGCGGGACAGACGGTGCTCGATCTCGCCGCCGCTCCGGGCAGCTGGCTGCAGTACGTGAGCAAGCGCATCGGATCCAAGGGGCTCGCCATCGGCCTTGATGTGAAACCCATCGCCCCCATTGCGGACAATGTGCGGACGCACGAACAGGACATCACGCACCTGGAGGAGCTGGATGCGCTGCTCGAAGCACAACACCTGCCCGCAATCGACCTCGTGCTCTCGGATATCGCCCCCTCCACGAGCGGCATTCGCGATGTGGATCAGTGGCGGAGCATCGAACTCAATCAGGCCGTGCTGGCTACAGCGGAGCGGTGGCTGAAATCCGGAGGATACTGTGTGGTCAAAGTTTTTCGGGGAGCGGACTTCGATGCCTTCCTGCGCGAAGTGAAGGCGCAGTGGCGCGACGTGAAGATCGCCTCGCCGCGTGCCAGCCGCGACCGCAGCAAAGAGGTGTATCTGGTGATGAAGAAGCCTTAA
- a CDS encoding 16S rRNA methyltransferase GidB: MIAEEMHSRLEALRDAFLQENAKLNLSAFRTPEACWTGNILDSLAALETEPLRTLSPSPNPNPNPHPHPNPNPHPHPAPSILDLGTGGGFPLLPLALCLPQCSFVGMDATQKKIAAVQRIIDALQIPNVSLICGRSEELARESAQREQYDVVLVRALAELNVLLELAAPFVNVGGTILCWKSLTIDQELHDSLLARSELSCQIEQPYAYDLGSAWGKRQILVFRKRAKTSKKYPRAVGEPKKTPLL; the protein is encoded by the coding sequence ATGATTGCAGAAGAGATGCACAGTCGGCTGGAAGCGCTCCGCGACGCCTTCCTCCAGGAGAACGCGAAACTCAATCTCTCGGCCTTCCGTACACCCGAGGCCTGCTGGACGGGAAATATTCTGGATTCGCTTGCCGCACTGGAAACGGAGCCATTGCGTACACTCTCCCCTAGCCCTAACCCTAACCCTAACCCTCACCCTCACCCTAACCCTAACCCTCACCCTCACCCTGCTCCGAGCATCCTCGATCTCGGCACCGGCGGGGGCTTTCCGCTGCTGCCACTCGCCCTCTGTCTGCCGCAGTGCTCTTTCGTAGGGATGGATGCCACGCAGAAAAAAATCGCCGCCGTGCAGCGCATCATTGATGCCTTGCAGATCCCGAATGTCAGCCTGATCTGCGGCCGGTCGGAGGAACTCGCCCGCGAGAGCGCGCAGCGCGAACAGTATGACGTTGTACTCGTACGCGCGCTCGCCGAGCTCAATGTGCTGCTGGAACTGGCAGCGCCCTTCGTGAACGTGGGCGGGACGATCCTCTGCTGGAAGAGCCTCACCATTGACCAGGAGTTGCACGATTCTCTCCTCGCCCGCTCGGAGCTCAGTTGTCAGATCGAACAGCCCTACGCATACGACTTGGGCAGCGCCTGGGGCAAGCGCCAGATCTTAGTCTTCAGGAAACGGGCAAAGACGAGCAAGAAGTATCCGCGGGCCGTCGGGGAACCGAAGAAAACACCACTCCTCTAA
- a CDS encoding cell division transport system ATP-binding protein, with amino-acid sequence MIVLREVTKTFGKKTVLDAVSLTINPGEFVCIVGPSGAGKSTLLKLLIGAERVTTGGIEVDGADLRGVPPPVLQLYRRRVGFIFQDERLIPHRTVAENAAFPLEASGWSDAAIRERTGDVLQLLGLSALANTLPAALSGGERARTAIARAIIHEPMILLADEPTGDLDPEQSLQILRIFQQLHQAGTTVVLATHDSHLVDSLQTRVVQLKDGKVVQDATGGYPSAPPPAAKHEILTKTPEESPPGSEPPEKRTIKITAIHS; translated from the coding sequence ATGATCGTCCTTCGGGAAGTGACGAAAACCTTCGGGAAGAAGACCGTGCTGGATGCGGTTTCACTCACGATCAACCCAGGCGAGTTCGTCTGCATCGTGGGCCCGAGCGGCGCGGGTAAATCAACACTGCTCAAATTGCTCATCGGCGCGGAACGGGTCACCACGGGTGGGATAGAAGTGGATGGAGCCGATCTGCGCGGCGTCCCGCCGCCGGTGCTCCAACTCTACCGGCGCAGAGTGGGATTCATTTTTCAGGATGAACGCCTCATCCCCCACCGCACCGTCGCCGAGAACGCGGCCTTCCCGCTCGAAGCCAGCGGGTGGAGCGACGCCGCAATCCGCGAGCGCACCGGCGACGTGCTGCAGCTTCTGGGTCTTTCCGCCCTGGCCAATACACTGCCTGCAGCTCTGTCGGGCGGCGAGCGCGCCCGTACCGCCATCGCGCGGGCCATCATCCACGAGCCCATGATCCTGCTCGCCGACGAACCGACCGGCGATCTGGACCCCGAACAGTCCCTGCAGATCCTCCGGATTTTCCAGCAGCTCCATCAGGCCGGAACGACCGTCGTGCTCGCCACGCACGACAGCCACCTGGTCGATTCGCTGCAGACGCGCGTGGTACAGCTGAAAGACGGAAAAGTCGTGCAGGACGCCACGGGCGGCTACCCCTCCGCACCGCCCCCTGCCGCCAAGCACGAGATCCTCACGAAGACACCGGAGGAATCCCCTCCGGGCAGCGAACCCCCCGAGAAACGCACAATCAAGATAACGGCGATTCACTCGTAG
- a CDS encoding orotate phosphoribosyltransferase, with the protein MPHGQRIAELLLNIGAVKLSVDPPFTWVSGIKSPVYCDNRMLYSHPDARKFIVDAFVSRVASLSVPPDCIAGTATAAIGWAALVADRLHLPFIYVRAKAKDHGTKKLIEGDLKPEKHVVLIEDLLSTGGSAVASVEALRNEGKATVSDVVAIFSYELLAGIEKAQIAQVHLHPLSTFSILLDVASEQGRITEEHIETARRFIRDPENWMS; encoded by the coding sequence TTGCCCCACGGACAGCGCATCGCGGAACTCCTGCTCAACATCGGTGCCGTCAAACTCTCGGTCGATCCTCCGTTCACCTGGGTCAGTGGCATCAAGTCGCCGGTCTACTGCGACAACCGCATGCTCTACAGCCACCCTGATGCGCGCAAGTTCATCGTGGATGCGTTCGTCTCGCGCGTGGCATCTCTCTCCGTCCCGCCGGATTGCATCGCGGGAACGGCCACGGCGGCCATCGGCTGGGCGGCGCTCGTGGCCGACCGGCTGCATCTGCCCTTCATCTATGTCCGTGCCAAGGCCAAGGATCACGGCACCAAGAAGCTCATCGAAGGGGATCTGAAACCCGAAAAACACGTGGTGCTCATCGAGGATCTGCTCAGTACGGGCGGCAGCGCCGTCGCCTCCGTCGAGGCGCTGCGCAATGAGGGCAAGGCCACGGTTTCGGATGTCGTGGCCATCTTCAGCTACGAGCTTCTCGCCGGCATCGAAAAGGCGCAAATCGCGCAGGTGCATCTGCATCCGCTCTCCACATTCTCGATCCTGCTCGATGTCGCGAGTGAGCAGGGCAGGATCACGGAGGAACATATCGAGACCGCACGTCGGTTCATTCGGGATCCGGAAAATTGGATGTCATGA